The following DNA comes from Pseudomonas sp. Tri1.
CACAAATGGGAATGCCTTTATATGAAACGTTTTCTTAGCATCGCCATGGCGTTGTGCATCGGCCTGACGATGGCCATCGACGCCAATGCCGCCAAGCGCTTTGGCGGTGGTAAAAGCTCGGGCGCGGCCCCGACTCACCAGACCAGCCAGATGGCGCCGTCCTCTGCCGCCGGATCCACTGCTGCTACCGCAGGCGCGGCGGGTGCCGCTGGCGCTGCCACCAAGGCCAGCGGTGCTTCGCGCTGGCTCGGCCCTCTGGCCGGCATCGCCGCCGGTGGCTTGCTCGCGTCCATGTTCATGGGCGACGGCTTCCAGGGCATGCAGATCTTCGACATCCTGATCATGGCGGTCATCGCCTTCCTGGTCTTCCGCTTCATTGCCGCCCGTCGTCGCAAGCAGCAGGAGCAATTGGCTCCGGCAGGCCACGCGCCTATGCAGCGCGAAGTGTTCAACCAGCAACCCGCCAGCGCTTCGATCTTCGGTGGTTCGGCAGCGCCTGTGGCCGCCCGTCCGGTGATCAATGCACCGGCCTGGTTCAACGAGCAACGCTTCATCGAAGCCGCACGCAGCCACTTCATGTCCTTGCAGCAACATTGGGACGCGAACGAGATGGACAAGATCGCCGAGTTCGTGACCCCGCAATTGCTGGAATTCCTCAAGCGCGAGCGGGCCGAGCTGGGTGATGGCTTCCAGTCCACCTACATCGACAATCTGCAGGTGCAACTGGACGGTGTCGACGATCGCGCCGACAAGACCATCGCCACCCTGACCTTCAGCGGTGTATCGAAGGACTCTCGCTTCGACAAGGGCGAAGCGTTCAGCGAAAGCTGGAACATGGAACGCGCCCAGGGCGATGACCAGCCTTGGCTGGTGGCCGGTATCCGCCAGAACAGTTGAACCTTTGCACGTTTCGCATGTTGAAATAAAAGAACCCCGGCGCAAGCCGGGGTTTTCTATTTCGCGGTTGCATCTATAGCGAGCTACTGTATAAACCGCTCCATATAAACCGCGCCATCGAGAAAGAGGATCCCGGACGTGGAAGAAATCATCGAACAATTGCGTGAAGCCAACGAGCCCGTACCGGTTCCGCTGGAGTTACCTGACGAAGACTTGCTGGTAGAGATCGAAGAGCAGCTGTTCATCGATATCCCGTTCGTTTTCAGGGAATTTCTGCTGACCGTCAGCGATGTCGTCTATGGCAGCCTGGAGCCGGTCACCGTCACCGATCCACAGTCCCACACCTACCTGCCGGACGTGGCCGCCAATGCCTGGGATGCCGGTGTCGACCGCAGCCTGATTCCGATCTGCCAGGACGGTGACGATTATTACTGTGTCGAAGAAGACGGCACCGTGGTGCTGTGGCAGGCCGAAGAGGAATTGATTGCTGAAGAGACCTGGGAGTCGGTTTGGCATTGGGCACGGGACGTCTGGCTGGAAAGCTGATCCGCAGGTGCTCCAACGCCGGTCAATGCCCGGACGACTCGTTGTGGTTGTCCAGGGTTTCGAGCAAGGCCACCTGCATCCGCGTATGCAGGCGGATGAACCAGCGCCAGAGCAACGCCGCGACGGCAATCGCCACCAATGCAATCAACACCAGCAACTTGTTGGTCGGCAGGATACTGGCCGACAAGGCCGCCAATAGCAGGAAAATCACCAGCAACGAGAGGATCGGGATCACTTCGGCGATCACTCGACGCACACGCTGAGTGTGGCGGCCTGCCATCTCTGGCTTGACGCTCATTTCTGCCAGCAACATCGACAGCGCCTTGAGCTTGCGATACGCGGCGATCAGGAACGGTAGCGATAGCAATAACGCCCCGCCCCAGATCAATGCTTTCTGCCAGCTCGGGTCGCTGATCCACATTTGCAGGTAAGCCGACATCCGTTCGGCAAAAAAACCACCCGAGACAAAAATCGCGATAACCAGTGCGAGGTTGACGCCAACCTGTAGCAAGATCCGCCTGATCATCGAGGCCACCACCGCTCCTTCCCCATGGGGCTGGATGCTGCGCAGCCATTCGCCATACATCCCCAGCACTCGCGTCAACCGTTGCGGCATGACCGTCGCCAACTTGACGGACAACGGATCGGCGGCCCGGATCAGGTAAGGCGTGAGCAGCGTGGTCAATACCGAGACAGCGACCGCGACCGGATAGAGAAAGTCGCTGGTGACCTGCAGGGTCATCCCCAGCGACGCGATGATGAAGGAGAATTCGCCGATCTGCGAAAGTCCCATCCCTACTCGCAGGGAGGTACGTCCATCGTTGCCGGCAATAAACGCACCGAGGCCACAGGACAGCATCTTGCCGAGCACCACTGCGCCAGTGATCACGGCAATCGGCCAGGCGTACTGCAGCAATATCGCGGGATCGAGCATCAGTCCGATCGCCACGAAAAAAATCGCGCTGAACAGGTCGCGCACCGGCTCCACCAGGCGCTCGATTTTCAGCAACTGCCGGGACTCGGCCATGATCGCACCGATCAGGAACGCCCCGAGAACCATGCTGTATTCCAACTTCACCACCAGCAGGCAGAAGCCGAAACACAGGCCCAGCACCGTGATCAGCAGCATTTCGTTACTGTCGAATTTCGCCACGTAGGCCAGCAGCCTGGGCACCAGCAGAATGCCAATGACCAGCGCGACGATCATGAATAGCGACAACTTGCCAACCGTGGAAAAAACTTCGCCGGAGCTCACGGTACCGCTCACGGCAATACTCGACAGTAAGGCGATGATGCCTATGCCCAGAATGTCCTCGACGATCAACACCCCGAAAATCAGCTGTGCGAAGCGCTCGTTTTTCATCTTCAGATCGTTGAGCGCCTTGACGATGATGGTGGTCGAGGAGATGGCCAGGATCGCGCCCAGGAACAGCGAGTCCATGGTGTTCCAGTCGAACCAGCGACCGATCTCGTAGCCGATCCAGATCATCAGCACGATCTCGAGGAATGCCGCGATAAACGCCGTGGCCCCCACCTTGAACAACTTGCGCAGGCTGAACTCCAGGCCCAGGCAAAACATCAGGAAAATCACCCCGAGCTCGGCCAGTGTCTTGATCGTATCTTCGTCGTGGATGAAACCGAACGGCGGTGTGTGCGGGCCAATGATGAAGCCGGCCACAATGTAGCCCAGCACAACCGGTTGCTTGAAACGATGAAAGAGCACGGTTACCAGCCCCGCCGCCATCATGATGATCGCCAGGTCTTGAATGAAACTGATGGCATGCATGGTTTGGGGCTCCCTGTTCAAAATGACTCATCGCCGAGCTGGATAAGTCCGTTTCCTTTGTAGGAAAAGCCCTCGTAACGGGCTTTTGAAGGGTAACACCGCGACTTCCGACAAAAAGTCGGTGCAATATATGGAAACAGATCCATCGGGGCGTGACGGCAACCACAGGCGCAGCGTCCCGATATCGGTGGTTTTGAAAACCTGGTGGCCTGTACAAGCCACCCCCCAGCACCCGCAGAGGTGCATCCCCGAATTGCTGCCTTGAACCGTGAGTACGTTATGGAACCCGGAAACGCCCAGCTGTCGATGACGGTGTTGATGACCCCCGATATGGCCAACTTCTCTGGCAATGTCCATGGCGGCACCTTGCTCAAATACCTCGACGAAGTCGCTTACGCCTGCGCCAGCCGCTACGCCGGGCGCTACGTGGTGACCTTGTCGGTTGACCAAGTGATCTTCCGTGAGCCGATTCACGTCGGCGAACTGGTGACCTTCCTGGCGTCGGTGAACTACACCGGCAACACGTCGATGGAAGTGGGTATCAAAGTCGTGACCGAAAACATTCGCGAACGCTCGGTGCGCCACACCAACAGCTGCTTCTTCACCATGGTCGCGGTGGACGATCAGCGTAAACCCGCCACTGTCCCGCCATTGCAACCGCAGAACGGCGAAGCAAAACGCCGTTACGAACAAGCCCAGCAGCGCCGGCAGATTCGCCAGGAACTGGAAAAGCGTTACCAGGAGATCAAGGCGGACGGGCCTTAACAGATCGACGAAAACCACAATGTGGGGGCGAGCAAGCTCGCTCCCACTGGGATTTGCAGCATTTTTCACGGGTGCGATCAAAGGCTGATCGGCACTGCCTCAAACCGCACTCGCGGATGGGCGATCCGGTCCTGGGCGCGGACCAGTTCCAGCTCGTAGCTGGCGCATGCCTGGGTTTCCAGCAACACTTCATGCACAGCGGCAGCGGCAAACTCGAACGCCATCACCAGACTGTCCCCCAACAATATCCGCGCCAGGAATAGCCCCGACGTCAGGTCCCCCACGCCCACTGGCTGGCGAGGGAAAGCCAGCAGCGGACGGCGTAGATGCCAGCTACCGTCGGCGGTCACCAGCAGCATTTCGAAGCTGTCTTCGGGTTTGCCGGGGTAGACCAGATGTTTGACCAGCACCGCCTTCGGTCCGCGAGCCAATAGCGCGCGGGCCATGGCCAGGCAGTCCAGCAGCGACTGCGCCTTGCGCCCGGAGAAACTGTCCAACTCCAGTTGGTTCGGGCACATGAGGTCCGCCACGGCCGCGGCCTCTTCCAACAGAAACTCACTCACCTCGGGCGCCACGATACAGCCCTTCTCTGGATGCCCCATGACCGGATCACACAGGTACAGCGCCTTGGGATTAGCGACCTTGATCCGCGCCACACCCGTCAGGATCGCTCGCCCCTGAGCGGCGCTGCCCAGGTAACCGGACAGGACCGCATCGCAATTGCCCAACTCGCCAATCGCCGCGATACCCTCCACCAATGCCGGTATCTGATGAGGTGCGAGCACCTCCCCGGTCCATTGGCCGTACTGAGTGTGATTGGAAAACTGTACGGTATTGAGCGGCCATACGTTCACCCCGACCCGCTGCATCGGAAACACTGCAGCGCTGTTGCCAGCGTGACCGAATACCACGTGAGACTGGATGGCAAGCAGATGAGGTGTACGTTTCATGCGGGAAGTTTCCGTAAAACGATTGAAATTCAAGCCGCGCAGTATG
Coding sequences within:
- a CDS encoding acyl-CoA thioesterase, which produces MEPGNAQLSMTVLMTPDMANFSGNVHGGTLLKYLDEVAYACASRYAGRYVVTLSVDQVIFREPIHVGELVTFLASVNYTGNTSMEVGIKVVTENIRERSVRHTNSCFFTMVAVDDQRKPATVPPLQPQNGEAKRRYEQAQQRRQIRQELEKRYQEIKADGP
- the pdxY gene encoding pyridoxal kinase PdxY → MKRTPHLLAIQSHVVFGHAGNSAAVFPMQRVGVNVWPLNTVQFSNHTQYGQWTGEVLAPHQIPALVEGIAAIGELGNCDAVLSGYLGSAAQGRAILTGVARIKVANPKALYLCDPVMGHPEKGCIVAPEVSEFLLEEAAAVADLMCPNQLELDSFSGRKAQSLLDCLAMARALLARGPKAVLVKHLVYPGKPEDSFEMLLVTADGSWHLRRPLLAFPRQPVGVGDLTSGLFLARILLGDSLVMAFEFAAAAVHEVLLETQACASYELELVRAQDRIAHPRVRFEAVPISL
- a CDS encoding SMI1/KNR4 family protein; protein product: MEEIIEQLREANEPVPVPLELPDEDLLVEIEEQLFIDIPFVFREFLLTVSDVVYGSLEPVTVTDPQSHTYLPDVAANAWDAGVDRSLIPICQDGDDYYCVEEDGTVVLWQAEEELIAEETWESVWHWARDVWLES
- a CDS encoding Tim44 domain-containing protein; its protein translation is MKRFLSIAMALCIGLTMAIDANAAKRFGGGKSSGAAPTHQTSQMAPSSAAGSTAATAGAAGAAGAATKASGASRWLGPLAGIAAGGLLASMFMGDGFQGMQIFDILIMAVIAFLVFRFIAARRRKQQEQLAPAGHAPMQREVFNQQPASASIFGGSAAPVAARPVINAPAWFNEQRFIEAARSHFMSLQQHWDANEMDKIAEFVTPQLLEFLKRERAELGDGFQSTYIDNLQVQLDGVDDRADKTIATLTFSGVSKDSRFDKGEAFSESWNMERAQGDDQPWLVAGIRQNS
- a CDS encoding cation:proton antiporter gives rise to the protein MHAISFIQDLAIIMMAAGLVTVLFHRFKQPVVLGYIVAGFIIGPHTPPFGFIHDEDTIKTLAELGVIFLMFCLGLEFSLRKLFKVGATAFIAAFLEIVLMIWIGYEIGRWFDWNTMDSLFLGAILAISSTTIIVKALNDLKMKNERFAQLIFGVLIVEDILGIGIIALLSSIAVSGTVSSGEVFSTVGKLSLFMIVALVIGILLVPRLLAYVAKFDSNEMLLITVLGLCFGFCLLVVKLEYSMVLGAFLIGAIMAESRQLLKIERLVEPVRDLFSAIFFVAIGLMLDPAILLQYAWPIAVITGAVVLGKMLSCGLGAFIAGNDGRTSLRVGMGLSQIGEFSFIIASLGMTLQVTSDFLYPVAVAVSVLTTLLTPYLIRAADPLSVKLATVMPQRLTRVLGMYGEWLRSIQPHGEGAVVASMIRRILLQVGVNLALVIAIFVSGGFFAERMSAYLQMWISDPSWQKALIWGGALLLSLPFLIAAYRKLKALSMLLAEMSVKPEMAGRHTQRVRRVIAEVIPILSLLVIFLLLAALSASILPTNKLLVLIALVAIAVAALLWRWFIRLHTRMQVALLETLDNHNESSGH